A region of Halalkaliarchaeum desulfuricum DNA encodes the following proteins:
- a CDS encoding pyridoxal-phosphate-dependent aminotransferase family protein: MLMTPGPTEVPKPVREAMGGELINPNVDPEFREIYRELTEQLSMVYGTRNTDHQIVVPGGEGILGLEASIASLVEPGTRVLCLSNGLYGDGFADFVESYGGDATLVSAPDTEPLPMEKLERRLQEDTFEVATMVHCETPTGTLNRIEPALDLLADHDVLTVVDAVSSLGGTPVPTGKIDVCLGASQKCFSAPPGLTTAAINEAAWDAMEERGNRSLYTNFLPWRDTDEAFPYTHLTTEVVALRTSLELLLEEGIESVYRRHEEAARHCRKRGAELDLELYPDAGEDRTAPERSSPTVTAFSVPGRAEVIQRRLREDHDITIATGLASHAEDVIRVGHMGHNARIEKVDRTMDALGDII, translated from the coding sequence ATGCTCATGACACCGGGGCCCACGGAGGTCCCGAAACCGGTCAGGGAGGCGATGGGGGGCGAACTGATAAACCCGAACGTGGATCCGGAGTTCCGGGAGATCTATCGCGAACTGACCGAACAGTTGTCGATGGTATACGGGACGAGGAACACCGATCACCAGATCGTCGTCCCCGGCGGGGAGGGGATCCTCGGGCTGGAGGCATCGATCGCGTCGCTGGTGGAACCCGGAACCCGGGTACTCTGTCTCTCCAACGGGCTGTACGGCGACGGGTTCGCCGATTTCGTCGAGAGCTACGGCGGAGATGCGACGCTCGTGTCGGCGCCTGACACCGAACCGCTCCCGATGGAAAAACTCGAACGCCGGCTCCAGGAGGATACCTTCGAGGTCGCCACGATGGTCCACTGCGAGACGCCGACCGGGACGCTCAACCGGATCGAACCCGCGCTCGATCTGCTCGCCGATCATGACGTGCTCACCGTCGTCGACGCCGTCTCCTCGCTGGGGGGAACGCCGGTCCCCACCGGGAAGATCGACGTCTGCCTGGGCGCCTCACAGAAATGTTTCAGCGCACCACCGGGCCTGACGACCGCGGCGATAAACGAGGCCGCCTGGGACGCCATGGAGGAGCGGGGAAATCGGTCGCTGTACACGAACTTCCTCCCCTGGCGGGACACCGACGAAGCGTTCCCGTACACCCACCTGACGACGGAAGTCGTCGCGCTCCGGACGTCGCTCGAACTTCTGCTCGAGGAGGGGATCGAGTCGGTTTATCGCCGCCACGAGGAGGCAGCACGACACTGCCGCAAGCGGGGGGCCGAACTCGACCTCGAACTGTACCCCGACGCAGGCGAGGACCGGACGGCCCCAGAGCGGAGTTCGCCGACAGTTACGGCGTTTTCGGTCCCGGGTCGCGCCGAGGTGATTCAGCGCCGGCTCCGGGAGGACCACGACATAACGATCGCCACTGGACTGGCGAGCCACGCCGAGGACGTGATCCGGGTGGGACACATGGGCCACAACGCCCGGATCGAGAAGGTCGACCGGACGATGGACGCGCTCGGGGACATCATCTAG
- a CDS encoding class I SAM-dependent methyltransferase has protein sequence MTDPDLARRIADQFSGRGKRADIWRGFDAFLDTDAFLNLGYSPRYGSHLLGSPQDRLAKLVVAELNRHHRPSTAEDGFPARSAGKLLDVGCGRGGPTYRLGERTPFDVVGIDLVTENVVRAQDGAESSQRRGSDTGLPSFLVGDATRLPFTTGAFSAIVAVDSLVYVPAIGRALDEFSRVLADGGVGVVSDLVADRNAGVPDDDLERFGEAWDMPRPRPRERYLSTMAERGLRVRRVRDLTDNSVGRFRKWSQLYLAVADGPGGGVLERLLRREGLDPDAVTEQVRAAHRALPALRHVLVTFER, from the coding sequence ATGACCGATCCGGATCTCGCCCGGCGGATCGCCGACCAGTTCTCCGGGCGGGGCAAACGCGCCGACATCTGGCGGGGGTTCGACGCGTTCCTCGACACCGACGCGTTTCTCAACCTCGGGTACTCCCCGCGATACGGCAGTCATCTGCTGGGTTCGCCCCAGGACAGGCTCGCGAAGCTCGTCGTCGCGGAGCTGAACCGCCACCACAGACCCTCCACGGCGGAGGACGGATTCCCCGCGAGGTCGGCCGGAAAACTGCTCGATGTCGGCTGCGGACGGGGCGGTCCGACGTACCGGTTGGGAGAACGGACTCCCTTCGACGTCGTCGGAATCGACCTCGTGACCGAAAACGTCGTTCGGGCCCAGGACGGCGCAGAGTCGTCCCAACGTCGGGGAAGTGACACCGGTTTACCGTCGTTTCTGGTGGGCGACGCGACGAGGCTCCCTTTCACGACCGGCGCGTTTTCCGCCATCGTCGCCGTCGACTCGCTGGTGTACGTGCCGGCTATCGGGCGGGCGCTCGACGAGTTTTCCCGGGTGCTTGCCGACGGCGGCGTCGGCGTCGTTTCGGATCTCGTCGCCGATCGGAACGCCGGCGTCCCCGACGACGACCTCGAGCGGTTCGGCGAGGCGTGGGACATGCCTCGTCCCCGTCCACGGGAGAGGTATCTGTCGACGATGGCCGAACGCGGGCTCAGGGTTCGGCGGGTGAGAGATCTCACCGACAACAGCGTCGGTCGGTTCCGAAAGTGGTCGCAGCTGTATCTCGCAGTCGCGGACGGACCTGGGGGCGGGGTGCTGGAACGGCTCCTCCGGCGGGAGGGCCTCGATCCGGACGCCGTCACCGAACAGGTGCGGGCCGCCCACCGCGCGTTGCCGGCGCTCCGGCACGTTCTCGTCACCTTCGAACGATAG
- a CDS encoding heme-binding protein, translating into MVEPPQTDEGWYVLHDFRTIDWQHWQETPQRRRTRAIEEGQAFLEECEALADAEDGQSAIFSMMGHEADLLILHFRPTLDDLSALERRFETTGLAAFTERSTSYVSVTEVSGYVSDDYFKEDAEETNEGLRRYIEGKLEPEIPENEYLCFYPMNKRRGEKYNWYALSFDERAELMEGHGKFGRKYAGDVSQVVASSVGLDDHEWGVTLFADDPVHLKDIVYEMRFDEASSLYGEFPYFYVGRRFPPSDLGAFLEGAKVPTAEHDEPEQEHAHGERHGHGPPGETDDADDTADADEADETDEIRGQLEEMDIYAGKPHGEDVYATVLYSEAEAEDLFEEVDGLRANFDHYDTHVKTAVYRGRERDRNAVVSIWETDSAAETAAGFLSELPEIVSRAGEESGFGTMGMFYTIKPEHRDDFIEKFETVGGMLAEMDGHHDTDLLINVEDENDTFIASQWRSREDAMAFFRSDAFRDTVDWGRDVLADRPRHVFLA; encoded by the coding sequence ATGGTAGAGCCACCCCAGACCGACGAAGGCTGGTACGTACTCCACGACTTCCGGACGATCGACTGGCAGCACTGGCAGGAGACTCCGCAACGCCGCCGAACGCGAGCGATCGAGGAGGGACAGGCGTTCCTCGAGGAGTGTGAAGCCCTCGCAGACGCCGAGGACGGGCAGTCGGCGATATTCTCGATGATGGGGCATGAAGCCGATCTGCTCATCCTTCATTTTCGTCCGACGCTCGATGACCTCTCGGCGCTAGAGCGCCGGTTCGAGACGACCGGACTCGCCGCGTTTACCGAACGATCGACGTCGTACGTCTCGGTGACCGAGGTCTCGGGGTACGTCTCGGACGACTACTTCAAGGAAGACGCAGAGGAAACCAACGAGGGGCTGCGTCGATACATCGAAGGCAAGCTCGAACCGGAGATTCCCGAAAACGAGTACCTCTGCTTTTACCCGATGAACAAGCGACGCGGGGAGAAGTACAACTGGTACGCCCTCTCGTTCGACGAGCGCGCGGAGTTGATGGAGGGCCACGGGAAGTTCGGTCGCAAATACGCCGGCGACGTCTCGCAGGTGGTCGCCTCCTCCGTCGGACTCGACGACCACGAGTGGGGAGTCACGCTGTTCGCCGACGATCCGGTTCACCTGAAGGATATCGTCTACGAGATGCGGTTCGACGAGGCCTCCTCGCTGTACGGCGAGTTCCCCTACTTCTACGTCGGCCGGCGGTTCCCGCCGAGCGATCTGGGGGCGTTCCTCGAAGGCGCGAAAGTTCCCACCGCCGAACACGACGAACCCGAGCAGGAACACGCCCATGGAGAACGCCACGGCCATGGCCCACCTGGCGAGACCGACGATGCCGACGACACCGCCGATGCCGACGAGGCCGACGAAACTGACGAGATCCGCGGCCAGCTCGAGGAAATGGACATTTACGCCGGGAAGCCACACGGCGAGGACGTCTATGCGACAGTGCTGTACTCCGAGGCGGAGGCGGAAGACCTGTTCGAGGAGGTCGACGGCCTCCGTGCCAATTTCGACCACTACGACACGCACGTCAAAACCGCCGTCTACCGCGGTCGCGAACGCGACCGCAACGCGGTCGTGAGCATCTGGGAGACCGACTCCGCGGCCGAAACTGCCGCCGGGTTCCTGTCTGAACTCCCCGAAATCGTCTCGCGTGCGGGCGAGGAATCCGGCTTCGGAACCATGGGGATGTTCTACACGATCAAGCCGGAACACCGGGACGATTTCATCGAGAAGTTCGAAACCGTTGGCGGCATGCTCGCCGAAATGGACGGCCACCACGACACGGATCTGCTGATCAACGTCGAAGACGAAAACGACACGTTCATCGCCAGTCAGTGGCGCTCCCGCGAGGACGCGATGGCGTTCTTCCGCTCTGACGCGTTCCGCGACACCGTCGACTGGGGGCGGGACGTCCTTGCGGACCGGCCGCGGCACGTGTTCCTGGCCTGA
- a CDS encoding 2Fe-2S iron-sulfur cluster-binding protein, with protein sequence MSSDDHERQRPDDTSTSEGCDGGDCPRTKRRLLLKSAAAGGTVALAGCLGMFEVPEEKRYVGRSDPPDAEPDPDPDPDEDEEPDEDEDPDEAQAFDVNFLRDETVVNISEDQDLLNAGEEAGLDLPYQCRTGVCGVCKAKTNRDATEVQEMDGNQYLDDEEIAEGYLLTCVSYPRADFPVDTHPDEGDDIWDDVDDDEDDATHAVEFQNNAATLDISEDETLLDAGLEEGLDLPYQCEVGVCGVCKAKTDGDANEVQEMDGNQYLDDDEIEDGYLLTCVSYPRADFSIDENP encoded by the coding sequence ATGAGCAGTGACGATCACGAACGGCAACGTCCCGACGACACCTCAACTTCCGAAGGTTGTGACGGTGGTGACTGTCCCCGGACGAAGCGTCGGCTTCTCCTGAAATCGGCGGCCGCCGGCGGGACAGTCGCGCTCGCAGGCTGTCTCGGGATGTTCGAAGTTCCCGAAGAGAAGCGGTACGTGGGCCGTTCGGATCCACCGGATGCAGAGCCCGATCCCGACCCCGATCCCGATGAGGATGAGGAACCGGATGAGGATGAGGACCCCGATGAGGCCCAGGCGTTCGACGTGAATTTCCTCCGTGATGAGACGGTGGTAAACATTTCCGAGGACCAGGACCTGTTGAACGCCGGTGAGGAAGCTGGACTCGATCTCCCTTACCAGTGCAGAACCGGGGTCTGTGGCGTCTGCAAGGCCAAGACCAACCGCGACGCAACCGAGGTCCAGGAGATGGACGGCAACCAGTACCTGGATGACGAGGAGATCGCGGAGGGCTACCTCCTCACCTGCGTGAGCTACCCGCGCGCGGACTTCCCGGTCGACACCCATCCCGACGAGGGAGACGACATCTGGGACGACGTCGACGACGACGAAGACGACGCCACCCACGCCGTCGAGTTCCAGAACAACGCCGCCACGCTAGACATCTCCGAAGACGAAACGCTTCTCGACGCCGGCCTCGAGGAGGGACTCGACCTCCCCTACCAGTGTGAAGTTGGAGTCTGTGGGGTCTGCAAAGCCAAAACCGACGGTGACGCCAACGAGGTGCAGGAGATGGACGGCAATCAGTACCTCGACGACGATGAAATCGAGGATGGGTACCTCCTCACCTGCGTGAGCTACCCGCGCGCGGACTTTTCAATCGACGAAAACCCCTGA
- a CDS encoding 4Fe-4S ferredoxin N-terminal domain-containing protein, with product MSQGNDPPYRESQSTHGFRDAVGNEKAEEIDEERAREILADVEYDTELGIELARDSRRLAAGEMSDREFHEKYNEAILEEFGVDDRPTDPEMAHTTSRGEPGPAAGDPNPGSDGPLPGVPGSDGPTRRSVLKTAGMLGAAAVGGTAALQGAGVAADSQPETEPDKQMGMVIDTERCIACLQCMQACNEENNTAEGSLWMYVFRYQQDDYTDQEHYLSRPCQHCSDAPCVNACPTASRYRREEDGIILTDYDRCTGCRYCEISCPYGVNYFQWIESEDEFDYDQEIDGRTAAGDPPQGVMGKCTFCIQRQVSDDPELQGTTACEDACPVDAIHFGDLEDSESPPRQHLEEKKDSSKFRLFKDANTSPNVFYIGNEPEGHPEPVDGPTKPEDIGLSRDRPGRDVYSDGGEDDGN from the coding sequence ATGAGTCAGGGAAACGATCCGCCGTATCGGGAGTCACAATCGACCCACGGTTTTCGTGACGCAGTTGGCAACGAGAAAGCCGAGGAGATCGACGAGGAACGCGCGCGGGAGATTCTGGCCGACGTGGAGTACGACACGGAGCTCGGAATCGAACTCGCTCGCGACTCCCGCCGACTGGCCGCCGGCGAGATGAGCGATCGCGAGTTCCACGAGAAATACAACGAGGCGATCCTCGAGGAGTTCGGTGTCGACGACCGGCCGACGGACCCCGAGATGGCACACACCACGTCCCGTGGCGAACCGGGACCTGCGGCGGGTGACCCGAATCCGGGCTCCGACGGCCCGCTCCCGGGGGTTCCCGGAAGCGACGGGCCGACCCGTCGTTCGGTCCTCAAGACTGCCGGAATGCTGGGGGCGGCCGCGGTCGGCGGCACCGCAGCGCTGCAGGGGGCCGGCGTCGCGGCGGACAGCCAGCCGGAGACCGAGCCCGACAAGCAGATGGGCATGGTGATCGACACCGAACGCTGTATCGCCTGTCTGCAGTGTATGCAAGCCTGCAACGAGGAGAACAACACCGCCGAGGGATCGCTGTGGATGTACGTGTTCCGGTACCAGCAGGACGACTACACCGACCAGGAACACTACCTCTCGCGGCCATGTCAGCACTGTTCGGACGCACCGTGTGTCAACGCTTGCCCGACGGCCTCCCGGTACCGCCGCGAGGAGGACGGAATCATCCTCACGGACTACGACCGGTGTACTGGTTGCCGATACTGTGAGATTTCGTGTCCGTACGGCGTCAACTACTTCCAGTGGATCGAATCCGAGGACGAATTCGACTACGATCAGGAGATCGACGGTCGGACAGCCGCCGGCGATCCGCCGCAGGGCGTGATGGGGAAATGTACTTTCTGCATTCAGCGTCAGGTTTCCGACGACCCCGAACTGCAGGGAACCACCGCCTGCGAGGACGCCTGTCCGGTCGACGCGATCCACTTCGGCGACCTCGAGGATTCGGAGAGTCCTCCGAGACAGCACCTCGAAGAGAAAAAGGACTCCTCGAAGTTCCGGCTGTTCAAGGATGCGAACACCAGCCCGAACGTGTTCTACATCGGCAACGAACCGGAGGGGCATCCCGAACCAGTAGACGGCCCGACGAAACCCGAAGACATCGGACTGAGCAGGGACCGTCCGGGTCGTGACGTCTACAGCGACGGAGGTGAAGACGATGGCAACTGA
- the nrfD gene encoding NrfD/PsrC family molybdoenzyme membrane anchor subunit — MATDQETFAEQTVLNPLTSISKKYIAVLIALLAFGAIYAEALVHQLRYGLVVTDMASWGTQAGVTWGLYIGAFEWYAGSALGSIALAGYIRFRGIDDYEMLARLGELWAVIAAICASFLIVIDLGRPERVIYVMESWPTTVQHSPLAWDVTFVTMLIVVSTTMLAMSLRRDYGWMDVELPLRARIPQKLLTVGYSPTEGPKLTSMLKYMGAGMLLLVVTAGMVPGWLFGVVGPQPGYYGKIQGVVFITGGIPAGIGALTVIAYAMRRIYDLEDALPDSMFFNLGKALGLFTFVYLIALFNQFMPMVFPMAPLGGASIADAMLYGALSTYFWTSIALLVFPMLALTWVYVYRTITPEVTVVASMIIMFGVFIKKNLAVLEPLMFPVGLPYEHGVYFPTTVEWVISLGVLFVGILAFIVLIKIIPMCSGTGVCCRSSDESIEEVEA; from the coding sequence ATGGCAACTGATCAGGAAACATTCGCAGAGCAGACCGTACTGAACCCGCTAACCAGTATCAGCAAGAAGTATATCGCGGTACTGATCGCGCTGCTCGCGTTCGGGGCGATCTACGCCGAGGCGCTCGTCCACCAGCTCCGGTACGGACTGGTCGTCACCGACATGGCGTCGTGGGGAACACAGGCCGGCGTCACCTGGGGGCTGTACATCGGCGCCTTCGAGTGGTACGCCGGCTCCGCCCTCGGATCGATCGCGCTCGCGGGCTACATCCGATTCCGCGGGATCGACGACTACGAGATGTTGGCCCGACTGGGAGAGCTGTGGGCGGTGATCGCCGCCATCTGTGCGTCGTTCCTCATCGTCATCGACCTCGGTCGCCCCGAGCGGGTGATCTACGTGATGGAAAGCTGGCCAACAACGGTCCAGCACTCGCCGCTTGCGTGGGACGTGACGTTCGTCACCATGCTCATCGTGGTTTCGACGACGATGCTCGCGATGTCACTTCGCCGTGACTACGGCTGGATGGACGTCGAGTTGCCGCTTCGTGCCCGGATCCCGCAGAAACTGTTGACGGTGGGGTACTCACCAACGGAAGGACCGAAGCTCACCTCGATGCTGAAATACATGGGCGCCGGCATGCTGTTGCTGGTCGTCACCGCCGGAATGGTTCCGGGATGGCTGTTCGGCGTCGTCGGCCCACAGCCGGGATACTACGGCAAGATCCAGGGGGTCGTCTTCATCACCGGTGGTATCCCCGCCGGGATCGGGGCCCTTACCGTGATCGCGTACGCGATGCGGCGGATTTACGACCTCGAGGACGCCCTGCCAGACTCGATGTTCTTCAACCTGGGGAAGGCACTCGGCCTGTTCACCTTCGTGTACCTGATCGCGCTGTTCAATCAGTTCATGCCGATGGTGTTCCCGATGGCGCCGCTGGGCGGTGCCTCGATCGCGGACGCGATGCTGTACGGCGCGCTGTCGACGTACTTCTGGACATCGATCGCGTTGCTCGTGTTCCCGATGCTCGCACTGACGTGGGTGTACGTCTACCGGACGATCACGCCGGAGGTCACCGTCGTCGCATCGATGATCATCATGTTCGGCGTGTTCATCAAGAAGAACCTGGCCGTGCTGGAGCCGTTGATGTTCCCGGTCGGGCTCCCGTACGAACACGGCGTCTACTTCCCGACGACCGTCGAATGGGTGATTTCGCTCGGTGTGCTGTTCGTGGGGATCCTGGCGTTCATCGTCCTCATCAAGATCATTCCGATGTGTTCCGGGACCGGTGTCTGCTGTCGGAGTTCCGATGAATCGATCGAGGAGGTGGAAGCATGA
- a CDS encoding 4Fe-4S ferredoxin N-terminal domain-containing protein: MNDNPYDDIDERAERLLDDVDYDTELAKRMAKDARRITSGELSEEEFHERYREEVSEEFDVDYADFEATLGGDSEDRTDDTPHPHIPLGDQAVSRRTVMKAGGAAAAGAAAAGTSGFLSEDSEDDTFENLDAESNQESVAAQSIGQRSMGMVIDTEACIKCLQCVQACKEENKTHVGDFWMYVHRYQREDREYEDETDCESLPRPCQHCDDAPCVRVCPNHSRIQHYDGRVLCNYDTCLGCKYCEVACPYHVNSFVYSDMTGYFTGQRRDEVDRWVAGPPPDGSCSKCTFCAHRRFTEDEEGSTACSDACPVDAIQFGDLNDPESDPNQYLEDFDDDDVFQLHADVSNPNVTYVGEDPSDVDTDRVSGPTTHADLGLEAPDPY; encoded by the coding sequence ATGAACGACAACCCATACGACGACATCGACGAACGGGCCGAACGGCTCCTCGACGATGTCGACTACGACACCGAACTGGCAAAGCGGATGGCCAAGGACGCCCGCCGGATAACGAGCGGGGAGCTCTCCGAGGAGGAGTTTCACGAGCGATACCGCGAGGAGGTGAGCGAGGAGTTCGACGTCGACTACGCCGACTTCGAGGCGACGCTCGGTGGTGACTCCGAGGACAGAACTGACGACACTCCCCATCCACACATTCCGCTGGGTGACCAAGCGGTATCCCGCCGGACGGTAATGAAAGCCGGCGGAGCGGCCGCAGCCGGCGCGGCTGCTGCCGGGACATCCGGTTTCCTCTCGGAGGACTCGGAGGACGACACCTTCGAGAACCTCGATGCCGAGAGCAACCAGGAGAGCGTCGCCGCCCAGTCTATCGGTCAGCGCAGCATGGGCATGGTCATCGACACGGAGGCATGCATCAAATGCCTCCAGTGTGTCCAGGCCTGTAAAGAGGAAAACAAAACGCACGTCGGCGACTTCTGGATGTACGTCCACCGCTACCAGCGGGAGGACCGCGAATACGAGGACGAAACCGACTGCGAGTCGCTCCCTCGCCCGTGTCAACATTGTGACGACGCGCCCTGCGTGCGCGTGTGCCCGAACCACTCGCGGATCCAGCACTACGACGGCCGTGTCCTGTGTAACTACGACACGTGTCTCGGTTGCAAGTACTGCGAGGTCGCGTGCCCGTACCACGTCAATTCGTTCGTTTATTCCGACATGACCGGGTACTTCACTGGACAGCGGCGGGACGAAGTGGACCGGTGGGTCGCGGGGCCACCGCCGGACGGCTCCTGCAGCAAGTGTACGTTCTGTGCCCACCGTCGGTTCACCGAGGATGAAGAGGGGAGCACAGCGTGTTCCGACGCCTGTCCGGTGGACGCAATCCAATTCGGCGATCTCAACGATCCCGAAAGCGACCCGAACCAGTACCTGGAGGACTTCGACGACGACGATGTCTTCCAGCTCCACGCGGACGTGTCGAACCCGAACGTGACCTACGTGGGGGAAGATCCCTCCGACGTTGACACCGATCGGGTTTCGGGGCCGACGACGCACGCCGACCTGGGACTGGAGGCACCCGATCCCTACTGA
- the nrfD gene encoding NrfD/PsrC family molybdoenzyme membrane anchor subunit, which translates to MFESPGELWGTLIGTYLFLGGLAGGAYVTGAVADYLSYRNEQRSDAYRMTARWGMVISVLGIAVGGLGLLFHLGEPTNVAYFWLFTQMNSWMTIGVWIIAVFVLLAVIQALWLGFGKGTGFGLPFRRINRLADFTRPTTKERLALNAIGAIVGIVLIVYTALLISDVYPVVPLWHPVLLPLLFLASGLSMGICATIAVTAIKKGVHGTGVHEFSLADDVVILSEIAILAVFLYVLQAQGAIGVATFERLTETFAFEFWIGVVVIGLILPLVISGAVILANRMDGFSIGGTTEKAAYVTKFGFVIIGGWFLRMAVLFSAINVPII; encoded by the coding sequence ATGTTTGAATCACCCGGAGAACTGTGGGGGACGCTGATCGGAACGTACCTCTTCCTCGGCGGTCTGGCCGGGGGCGCTTACGTTACCGGAGCCGTCGCCGACTATCTGAGTTACCGCAACGAACAACGGTCGGACGCGTACCGTATGACAGCCAGATGGGGGATGGTCATCTCTGTTCTTGGCATCGCCGTCGGTGGTCTCGGACTGCTGTTCCACCTCGGTGAACCCACGAACGTCGCGTACTTCTGGCTGTTCACCCAAATGAATTCCTGGATGACGATCGGCGTCTGGATCATCGCCGTGTTCGTCCTGCTTGCCGTCATCCAGGCGCTCTGGCTCGGATTCGGTAAAGGAACTGGGTTCGGACTGCCGTTTAGACGGATCAACCGTCTCGCCGACTTCACTCGCCCGACGACAAAGGAGCGTCTCGCACTCAACGCGATCGGCGCAATCGTCGGCATCGTGTTGATCGTGTACACTGCGCTTTTGATCAGCGACGTCTACCCCGTCGTTCCGCTCTGGCACCCCGTGTTGCTCCCGTTGTTGTTCCTCGCAAGCGGGCTCTCGATGGGAATCTGTGCAACGATCGCCGTCACGGCAATAAAGAAGGGCGTCCACGGCACCGGCGTTCACGAGTTCAGCCTCGCAGACGACGTCGTCATCCTCAGCGAGATCGCGATCCTGGCGGTGTTCCTGTACGTCCTCCAGGCGCAGGGAGCGATCGGCGTTGCCACCTTCGAACGGTTGACTGAAACCTTCGCCTTCGAGTTCTGGATCGGGGTCGTCGTGATCGGCCTCATCCTGCCGCTCGTGATTTCGGGTGCGGTCATCCTGGCGAACCGCATGGACGGCTTCTCGATCGGTGGGACGACTGAAAAGGCCGCATACGTGACGAAGTTCGGGTTCGTCATCATCGGCGGCTGGTTCCTCCGGATGGCCGTCCTGTTCTCGGCGATCAACGTCCCGATCATTTGA
- a CDS encoding YwiC-like family protein has translation MSSGTSRSNGSTRHRVLPPIPTEHGAWVMLTAGVLTPIAVVVARGLPADGRLGAFAAFVVLAILALLFREALRRRGMREDPAVRRRLLVIATVEAAAILLVAGGLAIQVAPVWILATAAVPAVVLDVRVRNTGWPIPLGGELSGLAALSVVVPAGSVLLGLESRTAGLLWLLFLAFHVGSVIRVQSLLSATGPREALFRRASLSYHGLALLAVTAGWYTGPLGLGAPVVFAVAGGRTWVAGGDATPALKTVGRREGLLSTLFVASAPWLVVV, from the coding sequence ATGAGTTCGGGAACCTCCCGGTCGAACGGCTCCACGCGACACCGCGTTCTGCCACCGATTCCGACCGAACACGGCGCGTGGGTCATGCTCACTGCGGGTGTCTTGACTCCCATCGCCGTCGTCGTTGCGAGGGGACTGCCGGCAGACGGGAGGCTCGGGGCGTTCGCTGCGTTCGTCGTCCTCGCGATACTTGCGCTCCTGTTCCGGGAAGCGCTCCGCCGCCGCGGGATGCGCGAGGACCCCGCTGTTCGACGTCGCCTTCTCGTGATCGCGACGGTCGAAGCGGCGGCGATCCTGCTCGTGGCGGGAGGACTGGCGATCCAGGTTGCGCCAGTGTGGATACTCGCGACTGCCGCCGTCCCGGCGGTCGTACTCGACGTCAGAGTGCGAAATACGGGATGGCCGATCCCCCTCGGTGGGGAACTCTCCGGGCTCGCCGCGCTGTCGGTCGTCGTGCCCGCCGGCAGCGTGTTGCTGGGGCTGGAGAGCCGCACGGCTGGTCTCCTCTGGCTCCTGTTTCTGGCGTTTCACGTCGGCAGCGTGATCCGGGTCCAGAGCCTCCTTTCGGCGACGGGTCCTCGAGAGGCGCTGTTCCGCCGGGCGTCGTTGAGCTATCATGGACTCGCGCTGCTTGCTGTCACTGCGGGTTGGTACACTGGGCCGCTGGGACTCGGTGCACCCGTCGTGTTCGCCGTCGCCGGTGGTCGAACGTGGGTAGCCGGCGGTGACGCGACGCCTGCATTGAAGACTGTCGGTCGCCGGGAGGGGCTGCTCTCGACGCTGTTCGTCGCGAGTGCGCCGTGGCTGGTCGTCGTTTGA